A portion of the Aquicoccus sp. G2-2 genome contains these proteins:
- a CDS encoding DUF1489 domain-containing protein: protein MTNKIHLIKLSVGTESPESLGQWQAQPRVHTADGLPRHITRMWPKREADILRGGSIYWVIKGVVQARQRIVRLDEVVGQDGIRRCAIVLNPEIVRTAPALKRPFQGWRYLKPEDAPPDLPKSRKNEDALPPELSARLAEIGVL, encoded by the coding sequence TTGACGAACAAAATACATCTCATAAAACTCAGCGTCGGCACCGAGTCGCCAGAAAGCCTTGGCCAATGGCAGGCCCAGCCGCGTGTGCACACTGCTGATGGTCTGCCGCGCCACATCACCCGCATGTGGCCCAAGCGGGAGGCGGATATCCTCAGGGGCGGCTCAATCTACTGGGTCATAAAGGGCGTGGTGCAGGCCCGCCAGCGCATCGTGCGGCTTGACGAGGTGGTCGGCCAAGACGGCATCCGCCGCTGCGCCATCGTGCTCAACCCTGAGATCGTGCGCACCGCACCCGCGCTCAAACGCCCGTTTCAGGGCTGGCGCTACCTCAAGCCCGAAGATGCCCCACCCGACCTGCCGAAATCCCGCAAGAACGAAGACGCCCTGCCGCCAGAGCTGTCGGCCCGCCTGGCCGAAATCGGCGTGCTTTAA
- a CDS encoding adenosylcobalamin-dependent ribonucleoside-diphosphate reductase has protein sequence MSRFAAPIAEQIWDMKYRLKEADGTPVDLSIEDSWRRIARALAQTEAEPDQWEDRFYGALEDFKFLPAGRITAGAGTGRQVTLFNCFVMGTIPDSMGGIFEMLKEAALTMQQGGGIGYDFSTIRPRGADVKGVAADASGPLSFMDVWDAMCRTIMSAGSRRGAMMATMRCDHPDIEAFIGAKADAARLRMFNMSVLATDDFMAAVKADGAWDLKFGGKVYHTVQARDLWNRIMRATYDYAEPGVIFIDRINAMNNLAYCEEIAATNPCGEQPLPPYGACLLGSINLARLVADPFGEAAALDEAALDELVAVAVRMMDNTVDASRFPLEAQAREAEAKRRIGLGVTGLADALLMVGLRYGSDAAARQTEDWLHAIARAAYRASVALAREKGAFPLFEAEQYLASGTMRQMDEDVRAEIAEHGIRNALLTSIAPTGTISLYAGNVSSGIEPVFAYAYTRKVLQKDGSRTEEEVVDYAVQMWRELHGDAPLPEYFVNAQTLSPQEHVKMQAAAQKWVDSSISKTINMPEDISFEAFKEVYMAAYESGCKGCTTYRPNEVTGSVLSVEADGSLAIRLKSSLKQREMSQKQLADAIGTTEAIISKVVNGNQKKLPNIEKAAELLNVSAGWLLFGEDDTPGGTAGQPPAAPRAGASPPPAAGNCPPNSKTDLLHRPPISRPERWSIWLSRWTGPPNWKGQPTRSSGPTANMQSTSPLTISLSVAIAARSRCSSTPRTWSISHGLWR, from the coding sequence ATGAGCCGTTTTGCTGCCCCCATTGCCGAACAGATATGGGACATGAAATACCGCCTGAAAGAGGCTGATGGCACGCCGGTTGATCTTTCGATCGAGGATAGCTGGCGGCGAATCGCCCGTGCGCTGGCGCAGACCGAGGCGGAGCCGGATCAGTGGGAGGATCGGTTCTATGGCGCGCTGGAGGATTTCAAATTCCTGCCCGCCGGGCGGATTACCGCAGGGGCGGGCACCGGGCGGCAGGTGACGCTGTTCAATTGCTTTGTCATGGGCACCATACCGGATAGTATGGGCGGCATATTCGAAATGCTGAAAGAGGCGGCGCTGACCATGCAGCAGGGCGGCGGGATCGGCTATGATTTTTCGACCATCCGGCCAAGGGGCGCGGATGTAAAGGGGGTGGCGGCGGATGCAAGCGGGCCGCTTTCCTTCATGGATGTGTGGGACGCGATGTGCCGCACGATCATGAGCGCGGGGTCGCGCCGGGGTGCGATGATGGCGACGATGCGTTGCGATCACCCGGATATTGAGGCGTTCATAGGTGCAAAAGCCGATGCGGCACGGCTGCGTATGTTCAACATGTCGGTACTGGCGACCGATGATTTCATGGCAGCGGTGAAGGCCGACGGCGCTTGGGATCTCAAATTCGGCGGCAAGGTTTACCACACCGTGCAGGCGCGCGATTTGTGGAACCGGATCATGCGCGCGACCTATGATTATGCCGAGCCGGGGGTGATTTTCATCGACCGGATCAACGCGATGAACAACCTTGCCTATTGCGAAGAGATTGCCGCCACCAACCCGTGCGGTGAACAGCCACTACCGCCCTATGGTGCGTGTTTGCTTGGGTCGATCAACCTTGCCCGGCTGGTGGCGGACCCGTTCGGCGAAGCGGCGGCACTTGATGAGGCCGCGCTTGATGAACTGGTGGCCGTTGCGGTGCGGATGATGGACAACACGGTGGATGCCTCGCGCTTTCCGCTGGAGGCGCAGGCGCGCGAGGCAGAGGCCAAGCGGCGCATCGGGCTTGGAGTCACCGGGCTGGCGGATGCGCTTTTGATGGTGGGGCTGCGCTATGGCTCTGACGCGGCGGCGCGCCAGACGGAGGATTGGCTGCACGCCATTGCGCGTGCAGCTTACCGTGCATCGGTCGCACTGGCGCGCGAGAAGGGCGCTTTCCCGCTGTTTGAGGCCGAGCAATACCTTGCCAGCGGCACCATGCGCCAGATGGACGAGGACGTGCGCGCCGAGATTGCCGAACATGGTATCCGCAACGCACTGTTGACCTCGATCGCGCCGACCGGGACGATTTCGCTTTATGCTGGGAATGTCTCAAGCGGGATCGAGCCGGTGTTTGCCTATGCTTATACCCGCAAGGTGTTGCAGAAAGACGGCTCGCGCACCGAGGAAGAAGTGGTGGATTACGCTGTGCAGATGTGGCGCGAATTGCACGGCGATGCGCCGCTGCCCGAGTATTTCGTGAATGCCCAGACCCTAAGCCCGCAAGAGCATGTGAAGATGCAGGCGGCGGCGCAGAAATGGGTGGATTCGTCGATTTCCAAGACCATCAACATGCCCGAGGATATCAGCTTTGAGGCGTTCAAGGAGGTCTATATGGCCGCTTATGAAAGCGGCTGCAAAGGCTGCACGACGTATCGACCGAACGAGGTGACGGGGAGTGTGTTGAGTGTTGAGGCGGATGGATCATTGGCCATCCGATTGAAGTCTAGCCTCAAACAGCGGGAGATGTCGCAAAAGCAATTGGCAGATGCGATTGGCACAACCGAGGCCATCATCTCCAAGGTGGTGAACGGCAATCAGAAGAAGCTGCCCAATATTGAGAAGGCCGCAGAGCTCTTGAATGTTTCCGCTGGATGGCTGCTTTTTGGCGAAGACGACACGCCCGGCGGCACCGCCGGGCAGCCCCCGGCCGCCCCCCGGGCGGGGGCTTCACCCCCACCCGCGGCCGGGAACTGCCCTCCGAACTCGAAGACAGACCTGTTGCACAGGCCGCCAATTTCGAGGCCGGAGAGGTGGTCTATATGGCTGAGCCGCTGGACCGGCCCGCCGAACTGGAAGGGTCAACCTACAAGGTCAAGTGGCCCGACAGCGAACATGCAATCTACATCACCATTAACGATATCGTTATCAGTGGCCATCGCCGCCCGTTCGAGGTGTTCATCAACTCCAAGAACATGGAGCATTTCGCATGGACTGTGGCGCTGA